Genomic DNA from Thermodesulfobacteriota bacterium:
GGGACTGGGGGCTCGTGCAGGAGCGGTCGCCGCAGGACGCGCACGCTCGGGGGTCCAGGGTCCGCACCGCGAGCGGCGCGTGGCGGCTGTAGAGGTGGAGCACCGAACCCACGGGGCACAGGCCCCGGCAAAAGGCACTTCGCCGGAAGACCGCCGCCGCCGCCAGCGCCAGAAGCCCGATGCCGGCCACCACGAGGGCCGTACGGTGGGGGCTCTTGTGCACCTCCCACCCCACCACGGCCGCCACCCCCGCCCCCAGCAGGACCACCGTGCCCGCCCCGGAAGCCACCCATCGGGGCCATTGGAGCCCGAGCCCCCGGCGCCCCACCGCGTCGGTAGCGAACCCCAGGGGACACACCGCGCACCAGGCTCGCCCCAGGATCGGGACCAGGAGCACGAGCCCCATGAACCACAGCACCCAGAAGAGGAGCGTCGTCGCGTGGGTGTACATGAGGGGGTGGAGCTCGGGCACCCCGGGGATCCCAACTCTCCCGAACCCCAGGGCGACGAGCCCCACGTAGCCGAGCAGGAAGACCCACTGGAGCACCCGCTGGGGCCCCGGGCCACGCAGGAGAGGGCCGATGATCCGGGCCCGAAACAGGTCTACGCCCCCGCCCTCGCCGGGGCCTGGCGCCCTCCGCCTCATCGGTACAGCTCGTCGGGCAGGACCCACTCCCCCCGAGCGTCGGGGTAGGTCTGGGGCATTCCCCGCCAGATCGCCAGAGTGCGCGCCGCCCACTCCCGAACCGCGGGATGCGGGTCCGCGCGGCGCAACTGCTCCAGAGATCCCTCTGCCTCCCGGGCCTCCAGAAGCCCCACGGCACGACTCGCCTCCAGGCGCGCCCGCCAGTCCGGGTCGCCCAGGACCGGCACCAGGGCCTCCCCCCCGCGGGGGTCGCCGAGCTGCCCCAGGGCCCAGGCGGCGTCGGCCCGTCCCGAAGGGTCGGCAGGATCGGCAAGCAGGGCGAGGAGCACGGGCAGCGCCCGGGGGTCGCGAAGCTCGCCCAGGGCCCGCACTGCATAGCCCCGCCCTTCCGAACCCAGGGAGGGCACCACCGGGAGGACCGGCCCCACGGCCTCGGGCCCGAGGCGCACCAGCGCCCGGGCGACGGCCTTGGCAACCTCACCCGACTCCCGCGTCAAGGCCCGCACCAGCGGCCCCACCGCCGCGGTGTCCCCGAGCTCCCCCAGGGCCCACGCGGCCACGTAGCGGCGGGGAAACGCGGCGTCCTCCAGCGCGCGCACCGCCTCGGCGAAGGCGCCCTCGAGGCGCAGGTTGGCAGCCAGCGCCAGAGCGTGCTCTCTTCGGACGGGGTCGGGATCGCGGCAGGCCTCTCGTAGGCGGTCGGCATGGGAGGCGCCGACTTCCAAGAGCGCGCGGTACGCCTCGGCCCGGATTTCCGCCGGGGCTTCCCGCCCCAGGAGCCCCACCAGCTCCCGCGCCGCCCCTGCGTCGCCCCCCGCCGCCCTCCCCTGGAGATCGCCCACCGAAGGCGTCGACGGCACCCCGCACGCCGACAGGAGCAGCCCCGTCGCCAGGACCAGAGCCGACACTACCTTCACGAGGCCCCCCTCACGCCGCGCCCCACAGGGCATGGTTCCGGTGACGGGTGACGGGTGACGGGTGACGGGCGCCTCGGAAGACGCCCGGCGTGCCACCTGCCACCTGCCACGGACAACGTGCAACGCGCAACGTGCAACGCACAACGCGCCCCCCCTCACCACACCGTGTGCACCGTGATATCCACCCCTGCCACCATCGCCCCTTCCGGAACGATGACGGCCGACGGATCCACGGTGCCCCGGTCGTAGCGGCCGTACAGGTCGCCCACCTTGGGTGGGCCTCCGTACTTGTCCCGAGCACAGACGTAGTAGGTTCCCCCCTCGGGCAGGGCCAGGGCGTAGCGGCCGTCGGGGCCGGTCTTGGCAGAGACGAACTTGGGCCGCTCCGACATCTGCACGTGATCGTACACGTGGACCCTCAGGCCGGCCAGGGGCTTGCCCTCCGGGTCCAGGATGCGGCCCGAGATCCCGGTCTTCCACGGGGCATCCTCTCCCAGGGACTCCTTGGGATTGCCCTGTTTCACGTAGGCCAGCAGGCTCACCTGGAGCGGTTTCCCCGCTTCCACCCGCACCCTCATCGGGTCCGCCTTGAGGTCGCCGTCCCGAACCGGGCCGGTCTCGTCCCCGCTCTGCCGGTGGCGGGCCACCAGCACGTACTCCCCCGGGGGCAAGTCGATGGAGAAGCTCCCGTCGGCCGCCAGGGGACCGAGCTGGGTAAAGGGCGGCCCGCGCAGATCATCGCCCGGCCGGTAGAGGTCGACCACCGCCCCCTCTGCGGGGCGGTAGACCGACCCCGCTACGGCCGTGAGCTCCCCCTCCCTCCCGGAAGGAGACCCGCAGGCCGCGACGAGGAGTAACAGACCGAAGGTGAGCACACGCTGCATGGTCACTCTCCCTGCCGCCGCCCCACGAGGGCCGGCGGGTCGACGAGCACGAGCCGGATGGGCACCGGAACCGCCACGTGATCCTTCTCCACGCCGTCCAGAACGGCAAGACCGAAAACCACCTCCGTGCCGGGCGCGAAGCCCACGTCTCCGGGGTCGGAGCCGGTGAACCCGCGGGAGAGGGTGAGCACCCAGGCCCCTCGGCGCCGGTGGGCCGTAGACTCCACCTCCAGGCGCCCGAGGGCGGGGTTCACCAGACGGTGCCCCGGCGCCCGGGCCCCCGGCTCGGGAGGCGGCGCCTCCCAAGGCCGATCCCCCGGCCCGAAGGCGTCGGGCTTCCCCGAGGCCGCCCGCACCGAGTTGGGGCCGAAGAGCTCCCCGGGACCGTCCCCTTCCCACCCCGCCGGTCCCAGGCGGCCGTCCTCCGCGAGGCCCTCGGGCGTCCCCCGGCCTGGCCGCCAGATCCAGAAGTCCAGGGGCGGCTCCCCCGCCGGGGCCGCCATGCGGTAGTCGGCGATGGCGCGAGGCCCCGCCATCCGCCAGTCCTCCAGGTGGCAGGTCCGGGCGCAGGAAAACGCCCCGGGGCTCTCGCCCCAGAGCACGCCGAGACCGTCCTGGGCGAAGCCTCCTGCCCGCCACCCGGCCCCGTCCCACTCCCAGGAGGGTCCGAGGTCGGGGGTGGGATCCGCCCACACGAAGCGAAGGAAGAGCTTCTCTCCGGTATGATACGCGCGAACCTCCACGGGCACCGGCGAGACCTGGGTACCGTGGTGGCACGAGGCGGTGGCCTTGTGCACAGCGTCCCCGTCCACGTCCCCCAAACCGCGGCGGCTCGTGCGCCCGCCCACAGCCTGCATCCGAAGCGGCACGGCCGCCGACCAGTCCGCTTCGGTCGGCTCCTGCGCGAGTGGCAGGGAGTACACCCCGTCCTGGGGGGCTCCGCAGCCCAGCAGGCACAGCACCGCGCCGACGGCAGCCCCGGCGCCCAGCCGCCTCAGGCGGGACGCGGGCAGGCTCCGGGAAGGGAGAGAGGCTGGGGGTCGCGAGGAGGGTCGAGTGGGCACGGGGCCTGTTACCCGCAGAAATCCGGCCGGTTACGAAGCGGCACCGGGAACCCCCCCCAGGGCCCCCCGCACCAACTCCGCCAGCTCCTCCACCACGCGGGCGACGGGGAGCCCCGTGGTGTCGACGACGCGGGCGTCGTCGGCAGGCCGCAAGGGGGCGTGTTCCCGGGAGGAATCCTGGCAGTCCCGGGCACGGATGTCGGCCAGCACGTCCTCGTAGCGCGCCTCCTGCCCCCGGCTGGCCAGCTCGGCCGTGCGGCGGCGCGCCCGCTCCTCGTCCGCCGCGGTGAGAAAGACCTTGAGCAGGGCATCCGGGAACACCACGGTACCGATGTCGCGGCCCTCCAACACCGCCGGAGCCGACTCTCCGAGCTGCCGCTGGTAACGGACCATCGCCTCGCGCACGGGGCGCCGGGCCGAGACCCTCGAGGCCAGGCCGCTCACCCGGTGCTCGCGGATGGCCTCGGTCACGTCCTCCCCGTCCAGGAGCACCCGGGCCTCGCCGTCGGCCCCGCGGCGAACGTCGAGGGTGGTGTCCCGGCACAGGCGCTCCAACCCCTCGTCGTCGTCCAACGCCACCCCGACGCGGTCGGCCTTGAGGCCGATGCTCCGGTACATGGCCCCCGTGTCCACGTGGTTCCATCCCAGGCGCTCGGCCAGGAGCCGGGCCACGGTGCTCTTTCCGGCACCGGAGGGGCCGTCGATGGCCACCACGGGCAGCCGAGGGGCGACCGGCGCCACCCGCTCGGAGACCCTCTCCCAGAGCTCCCGGCGCCCCTCCCCCGTGCGGGACGACGTCACGAGCAATTGCCCCGGCGCGACCCCCAGACCCGCACCAATCGCCCGCAGGCGATCGGCCCTGCGGCCCCGCGAGACCTTGTCGGCCTTCGTCACCGTGGGGATCAGGGGGCGTCCCGCCTCGCGGACCCAGCGGGCAAAGGTCCGATCCTGGGCCGACGGGTCCCGGCGGATGTCGAGCAGGAGCACAACGGCCCGCAATGCCGCCGCCCGCTCCACGTACTCCCGCGTGCGGGTGTTCCAGGTGCGCACGGCGGCCGGCGGCGCCCGGGCGTACCCATAGCCCGGCAGGTCCACGAGGACGAAGCGCTCGTCCACCAGGAAGAAGTTCAAGGCCTGCGTCCGGCCGGGGGTGGACGAGGTGCGCGCCAGGCTGCGCCGGCCAAGCAGAAAGTTCACCAGAGAGGACTTGCCCACGTTGGAGCGGCCCGCCACCGCCACCTGGGGCCAGGAAACGGCCTGGGCATCCTCCCAGCGGGGCGCGCTCAGCAGAAAACGGGAGCTGGTGGCGCGAATGGGCCGCGTCCCCATGGGGGGCCTCCTCGCAAGGGAAAACGGGGGTTCAGGGTAGGGCCAAGACCTTGAATTTTCAACTTCATTCTTGACAGGGCAGGGAGCCTGCCGAAACAATACCCAACTTCCTGCCGGAGCCCCCGGGCTCCTCCCGTGCCGGGCCACACGGGGAAGGAGAAGCGCAGGGTTTCCTGTCTGCAGCGGTGTCCGACGAAGGGGCGGCCGTACCCCTTCCCGGCGCGGTGCTGCGCCGGATCTCGGCGGGTTCGCCAAAATGCGATTCGCCGGCTCATCCTTTCGTGCGTCCCATCCGATCTGTACGGTGACGAAACACCAGGGGGAAGGAAACGCCTGTGGAGCTCCGGGGCAACCTGAAGGACTTCAGCCTGCCGGACATCATCCAGTTGGTCGGCTTCGGCCGGAAGACCGGGGTGTTGCGGGTGGTGTGCGCCGGCGGCGGGGCCGCCCTCTTCTTCGAGGAGGGCAACGTCATCCACGCCGAGTTCCCCGGGGCCGAGGGAGAGAAAGCGGTCTTTTCCCTGTTTCGGGTTCCCCACGGGGAATTCCGGTTCCAGACCAACGTGCCTTCCCCGGCGCGCACCATTGCCATGGACCCGACCAACCTGGTGATGGAGGCGGCCCGGCTCCTGGACGAGTCCCGGCGGGAGGAAGCAGAGGGCGAACCCGAGTGGAAGCAGGGCATCGCACCCGAGGGCGCGGACTGGTTCGGTTTCGAGGAGCCCCCTCCCCGGAACCCGCAAGACGTCAAGAACGAGATCCGGGAACTGCTCAAGGAGCGCTTTGGCCGCGGAGCGAAGCGCCTGCTTCAGGCGGTAGACCAATGCGGAGACACCCCCGAGGACCTTCTCGAACTGGCCGACCGGGTGGAGAAGTATGTGCACGTCTTCATCGACACCGGCGCCTCCGGCCCGATCGGCCGGGAGATCCGAGAACTCCTCTCCGGCCCCTCTTCCGGCTGACGCTCCTCCTCGCCGCGCTCCTGGCCTTCGCAGGCGCCGCCGCAGCCGGAGGCGTGCCCGTGGAGCTTTCCCTCACCAAGGACGAGGCCTATCAGATCGCATCCGACTCCCTGAACCGGAAGGTCGACGACATCCGCAAGGGCGTGCTGGCGGCCAACCCCGAACTGGTGTCCTTCGACCTGGTGCGCAGCGGCGACGACGTCACGGTTCTCGTCGGAGTGCGCCGGGGCCCGGACCGGTTCGACCTGCGCCTGCTCGGAAACAAGCACGACTACTACCGGCTCTCCATGGGGGTGCGTCTCGATGAGACCCTGACCGGCCTGGCGGCGGCCGATCCGAACACGGAAGCCGCCGGCATCGTGCTCCAAGGCGACAACCTTCGCGTCCGGCTGCGCTACACGGGACCCCTGTCCACGGCGCCTGCACCGGCTCCGGTCCCCGACCCGCCCCCGGCGCCTGCGGCCGCCCCGGCCCCAGCCGCCCCGCCTTCCGAGCGCACCCGGCGCACGGCCACGCCCCCCCGGCCCGACCCGCCCCCCCCCGGTGCCGAGAGCGAGGTGGCCGTTCCGGGGGCGCAGACGCGCGGGTCGTCTCTTCCGAGCCCCGGCACCGTGGTCGTCCGCGAGTCCTCCTCCGCCTCCCCGAGCGGGGTGCCCCCGGGTACCGGCCCCCGGGCCGAGGAAGAGGAGGCCGCCTTGCGCGAGGCACGGGCGCAGGATAGCCTCCAGGCCTGGACCCGCTTCCTCGAGCGCTACCCCGAGTCTGCCCAGGCCGCCGAGGCCCGGGAACGCGCGGCGTCGCTGCGGGAAGAGGCAGCCTACCGGACGGCGCTCCAGCGCAACGATGCCGAGGGCTACCAGGCCTTCCTGGAGCACTTTCCCGCCTCCCCCCGGCTCCAGGAAGTGCAGGCGCGGCTGCGGGCCGTGGAGGAGGAGCGCCGACGCGCCGCTGCGGAGAACCAGGCCCGCCATGCCGCCGACAAGCGCAGGCGCGACGCCTACAGCGAAGCCCGAAGGCTCGACACGGCAGACTCCTACCGCATCTTTCTCACGGTCTTCCCCGACGGCCCCGAGGCCGCGGAGGCGCGCAAGCAACTGGCGGCCATCCAGGTCGACGAGAAGGACTTCGAGGCCGCCCGCGGCTCCCTGGAGGGGGTGGAGGCCTATCTGAAGGCCCGCCCCAAGGGACGCCACGCCCCGGAAGCGCGCCGCCTCGCCGAGGAAGCCAGGGCCCGGGCGTTAGGAGCCGAGTGGGAGAGCGCCCGGGCGGCGGGAACGACCGAGGCCTTCGAGGGGTTCCTGGCCCGGTGGCCCCAGGCCCCCCAGGCCGCGCAGGCCCGGTCCGCCCTGGAGGGCGTGCGCAGGGTGCAGGCCCCGCCGCTTCGCCCCGAGAGCGGCAGATCCCAGGGCGTTCCGGTGCTGGCCGCCCCGCGGGTGGCCCAGCCCCCCGCGGTCGACGGCCGCGGGGACGACCCGGCCTGGCGACAGGCCGAGGCCATCGACTTCCCGGTGACGGACGGAACGGCCATCAACACCCTGCGGCTCCGGGCCGTCCACGACGGCGCGCGCCTGTACCTCCTGGCCCAGTGGAGCGACCCGTCCCAGGACACCCTCTACCGCCCCTGGCGCTGGGACACCGCCCAACGCACCTACCACCAGAGCGCCGAGTTGGACGACGCCCTGGCGGTGGCCTGGTACCGCACCCCGCCCTCCGACCCCTGCATGCTCCAGGGGGACGAGCACGACGCCGATACCTGGCTGTGGCGGGCTCACTGGTCCGAGATCTCCGGCCACGCCGACGACGGCCGCCTGCGGGTGAGCCGCGGCCGGATTCCCCAGTCCAACCCCTACGCCACGCGGGGAGGCAGCGGGCAGGTCTGGGTGAAGCAAGAGCCCGACGAGGGCGCACCTGGGTGGTTCTTCTTCATCCCCGTCGAGTTCCAGGGAAACCTGGTGGCGAGCTACCGCCCCCAGGAGCCCCGGGGGAGCCGCAGCGACGTCCGGGCGCGTGGGAGCTGGACGGCGAAGGGAGACGGGGGGGGCTGGACCGTGGAGCTCTCCAGGGCGCTCGACACCGGCCGCGGCGACGACGTCGCGTTCGCCGTGGGCCAGCCCCTGTTTGCG
This window encodes:
- a CDS encoding carboxypeptidase-like regulatory domain-containing protein, translating into MQRVLTFGLLLLVAACGSPSGREGELTAVAGSVYRPAEGAVVDLYRPGDDLRGPPFTQLGPLAADGSFSIDLPPGEYVLVARHRQSGDETGPVRDGDLKADPMRVRVEAGKPLQVSLLAYVKQGNPKESLGEDAPWKTGISGRILDPEGKPLAGLRVHVYDHVQMSERPKFVSAKTGPDGRYALALPEGGTYYVCARDKYGGPPKVGDLYGRYDRGTVDPSAVIVPEGAMVAGVDITVHTVW
- a CDS encoding DUF4388 domain-containing protein, with amino-acid sequence MELRGNLKDFSLPDIIQLVGFGRKTGVLRVVCAGGGAALFFEEGNVIHAEFPGAEGEKAVFSLFRVPHGEFRFQTNVPSPARTIAMDPTNLVMEAARLLDESRREEAEGEPEWKQGIAPEGADWFGFEEPPPRNPQDVKNEIRELLKERFGRGAKRLLQAVDQCGDTPEDLLELADRVEKYVHVFIDTGASGPIGREIRELLSGPSSG
- a CDS encoding 4Fe-4S binding protein — encoded protein: MRRRAPGPGEGGGVDLFRARIIGPLLRGPGPQRVLQWVFLLGYVGLVALGFGRVGIPGVPELHPLMYTHATTLLFWVLWFMGLVLLVPILGRAWCAVCPLGFATDAVGRRGLGLQWPRWVASGAGTVVLLGAGVAAVVGWEVHKSPHRTALVVAGIGLLALAAAAVFRRSAFCRGLCPVGSVLHLYSRHAPLAVRTLDPRACASCGDRSCTSPQSQWRRWDAGHLVVQHKVYASGCPVALYPPDMDQGACLLCLRCVRRCSQGNLGVFWGRRPPRRPLDASRTAALVLLLGLVAVALLRTWPDAWRLLSP
- a CDS encoding HEAT repeat domain-containing protein, which gives rise to MKVVSALVLATGLLLSACGVPSTPSVGDLQGRAAGGDAGAARELVGLLGREAPAEIRAEAYRALLEVGASHADRLREACRDPDPVRREHALALAANLRLEGAFAEAVRALEDAAFPRRYVAAWALGELGDTAAVGPLVRALTRESGEVAKAVARALVRLGPEAVGPVLPVVPSLGSEGRGYAVRALGELRDPRALPVLLALLADPADPSGRADAAWALGQLGDPRGGEALVPVLGDPDWRARLEASRAVGLLEAREAEGSLEQLRRADPHPAVREWAARTLAIWRGMPQTYPDARGEWVLPDELYR
- the cmk gene encoding (d)CMP kinase, producing the protein MAPVAPRLPVVAIDGPSGAGKSTVARLLAERLGWNHVDTGAMYRSIGLKADRVGVALDDDEGLERLCRDTTLDVRRGADGEARVLLDGEDVTEAIREHRVSGLASRVSARRPVREAMVRYQRQLGESAPAVLEGRDIGTVVFPDALLKVFLTAADEERARRRTAELASRGQEARYEDVLADIRARDCQDSSREHAPLRPADDARVVDTTGLPVARVVEELAELVRGALGGVPGAAS
- a CDS encoding ethylbenzene dehydrogenase-related protein, whose amino-acid sequence is MELSLTKDEAYQIASDSLNRKVDDIRKGVLAANPELVSFDLVRSGDDVTVLVGVRRGPDRFDLRLLGNKHDYYRLSMGVRLDETLTGLAAADPNTEAAGIVLQGDNLRVRLRYTGPLSTAPAPAPVPDPPPAPAAAPAPAAPPSERTRRTATPPRPDPPPPGAESEVAVPGAQTRGSSLPSPGTVVVRESSSASPSGVPPGTGPRAEEEEAALREARAQDSLQAWTRFLERYPESAQAAEARERAASLREEAAYRTALQRNDAEGYQAFLEHFPASPRLQEVQARLRAVEEERRRAAAENQARHAADKRRRDAYSEARRLDTADSYRIFLTVFPDGPEAAEARKQLAAIQVDEKDFEAARGSLEGVEAYLKARPKGRHAPEARRLAEEARARALGAEWESARAAGTTEAFEGFLARWPQAPQAAQARSALEGVRRVQAPPLRPESGRSQGVPVLAAPRVAQPPAVDGRGDDPAWRQAEAIDFPVTDGTAINTLRLRAVHDGARLYLLAQWSDPSQDTLYRPWRWDTAQRTYHQSAELDDALAVAWYRTPPSDPCMLQGDEHDADTWLWRAHWSEISGHADDGRLRVSRGRIPQSNPYATRGGSGQVWVKQEPDEGAPGWFFFIPVEFQGNLVASYRPQEPRGSRSDVRARGSWTAKGDGGGWTVELSRALDTGRGDDVAFAVGQPLFAAFAVYDKSDKGKHLSSGLIHFELRGR
- a CDS encoding ethylbenzene dehydrogenase-related protein — protein: MYSLPLAQEPTEADWSAAVPLRMQAVGGRTSRRGLGDVDGDAVHKATASCHHGTQVSPVPVEVRAYHTGEKLFLRFVWADPTPDLGPSWEWDGAGWRAGGFAQDGLGVLWGESPGAFSCARTCHLEDWRMAGPRAIADYRMAAPAGEPPLDFWIWRPGRGTPEGLAEDGRLGPAGWEGDGPGELFGPNSVRAASGKPDAFGPGDRPWEAPPPEPGARAPGHRLVNPALGRLEVESTAHRRRGAWVLTLSRGFTGSDPGDVGFAPGTEVVFGLAVLDGVEKDHVAVPVPIRLVLVDPPALVGRRQGE